A genome region from Choloepus didactylus isolate mChoDid1 chromosome 12, mChoDid1.pri, whole genome shotgun sequence includes the following:
- the LOC119506903 gene encoding Golgi apparatus membrane protein TVP23 homolog B-like: MRVKKQISGKEKKKQVEDKDFEFGRSLNLGKEGALNGYIHLEKEEWPWNTHTFNLKTYYTFWGRVERPGAVCPRPRPPPKLREERAGRGGRARGGPGRGPGLGTPRPLAPGELAGFSRALRKKLLSSSPVLLFALIFLLDSVDGTEDVSLFDAEEETADRPKKSKVRHPVASFFHLFFRVSAIVVCLLCELSSSSFIACMVTVILLSCDFWAVKNVPGRLMVGLRWWNHIDEDGKSHWVFESRKASPQENKTVSEAESRIFWLGLVTCPVLWVVFAFSALFSFGVKWLAVVIMGVVLQGANLYGYIRCKVGSRKNLTSMATSYLGKQFLRKNLENGQTS; this comes from the coding sequence GTGCCCTGAATGGATATatccaccttgaaaaagaagaatggccTTGGAATACTCACACtttcaatcttaaaacttattacaccTTTTGGGGGCGGGTCGAGCGTCCCGGAGCCGTGTGTCCGCGACCCCGCCCGCCGCCCAAGCTCCGGGAGGAGCGGGCCGGGCGCGGGGGAAGGGCCCGGGGAGGGCCTGGGCGGGGTCCCGGGCTGGGCACTCCACGGCCTCTCGCACCCGGCGAGCTCGCCGGCTTCTCCAGAGCTCTCCGGAAAAAGTTATTATCTTCCTCCCCTGTGCTCCTGTTTGCACTTATATTTCTCCTGGACAGTGTTGATGGCACTGAAGATGTTTCGCTGTTTGATGCTGAAGAGGAGACTGCAGATAGGCCAAAAAAATCCAAAGTCAGACACCCAGTGGcgtcatttttccatttattctttcgAGTCAGTGCAATTGTAGTCTGTCTTCTCTGTGAATTGTCCAGCAGCAGCTTTATTGCCTGTATGGTGACAGTTATCTTGTTGTCATGTGACTTTTGGGCAGTGAAGAACGTCCCAGGTAGACTAATGGTTGGCCTACGATGGTGGAATCATATTGATGAAGATGGCAAGAGCCATTGGGTGTTTGAGTCCAGGAAGGCATCCCCTCAGGAGAATAAAACTGTTTCGGAGGCTGAATCGAGAATCTTCTGGTTAGGGCTCGTTACCTGCCCGGTGCTGTGGGTGGTTTTTGCCTTCAGTGCCCTCTTCTCCTTCGGGGTGAAATGGCTGGCGGTGGTTATCATGGGCGTGGTGCTCCAGGGTGCCAACCTGTATGGCTACATCAGGTGTAAAGTGGGCAGCAGAAAGAACTTAACCAGCATGGCCACTTCCTACCTGGGAAAGCAGTTTTTAAGAAAAAACTTGGAAAATGGTCAGACTTCCTGA